A segment of the Trifolium pratense cultivar HEN17-A07 linkage group LG7, ARS_RC_1.1, whole genome shotgun sequence genome:
TAACTTAATAAGTCCTCTCGGCTTGAACTATACCAAAACACTGGACTAAATGTAATTATAAATCACATATAAAAGGCTAAAGTACTGATACTGCATGCGGTTGAGATGAATCCTCAAACACTAATGAACTGTATAAGAAACAAGTGAACAACATATTTCAGTAAGTCTTTAGTCACCAAAATCTCATAATTATTGCGTGATATATCACTTTTGAACATATCTAGTTACCATGCTTATAGTaataaattatagaaagaactgccggccaaacaaaaaaaaattggtcaattgCTGCAACGGTAGTTAGTTTGAATCATTTCATAGTTCTACTGGTAACCTCAACTCAATTCAGAAAGAAACTTTTGAGAGATGTAAAACAATTGAAGTTCCATCAACGCTAAATATTAGACACAAAGTGACAAATTTCATAAAATGGAAAAGCTAGTAATTTAGATGATTGTCCACTAACCAGATGAATCTTTGGGATTATTGTAGGATTGTATTGCAGCTGTCCAGCCTGGAAACAAAAGCCCATGGCCAACAGAGTTAACCACCGATAGCAGAAAATGAACAACGCCCCCCTGCCGCTCTCTCTCTCGTAATCGCAAGAcatatttataagcaaaacaaTTCCCAATAATGTTAAAGAGCTGGCAGTTAGCTATCATCTCTCAAGGAAACTTTATCAGCACGACACAAACAAGACAAGTACTTCGGGAATTTATAGAGGATGAAGGAGCACAAATCGTGCTAAATAAAACTAAAAGATGGTCTTAGGCATCCCTTTTCCACGGAAAAGCCCAAACAAATCATCATGATCAATGTATTCCCAAAGTCCTAAAATCTGTATATCACAATCCTATGCAAATCAAATGAAGGTATTTGCCATGCATCGGATACTTAATATAGTCTGTTCTAATGAGAAAACCTAAAGAACTAAGAATATTGAATTTAATAACCCAACATATACAAGTTCTCACTAACAAAAGGTAGGGTAGACTCACGATGACTGAGAAGCTGGGAAGCTGCACTGGTACTACAACCTTCTAAAGCAATTAATCTTGAATAATGGTTCTCATTGAGAATATAACTGCTGCTAGCATCTCCACGATCTGGAACTTGAATGTTTCTTGAAAAAGCAAGTTGATTCTTTTCTAAATCACTACCAGCACTGTTTGTTCGATCAAGCCGATCTACAGAATTTGATAGAAACCAAACGACATATACAAATTAGAAACGAACAAAATAGAGCAATGTAAATGAGAAATAATACATGCATTACGGAGGAGGAAGAAGTCCACTAGCACCAAGAGCATAAAGACTTATTCCCGACTTCAACCACTTATTTTACACGAACAAACAGTTATCCTCGtgaaatttcttttaatttctctCCTATAAGACCATGCCTGATGGCTTCAGCCAACACTGTTATTATGAATTAGTTGAGCAATTGAACTCAGAAAAGTAGTAGTTTAAtgataaagaaaataaagtgtTGAAGTATGGGTGAGAATGATTATGAAGTTAGCTTAGCATTGAAAGATTATTGTTTGTGTTGCATAGCAACATTGTTGAACAGAATTGGGTAGAAAGTGTCGAATTGTTCCATTGGCATAATAAGCTAAGCACCCAGCCACCCCAATTTATTTagacataataataatatatagtattaatTTGCAATGCAGCCAATAAGTAAAGAAAGCAGCAAACACAAAGGGGAGTGAGTGAGTAACAAACAATCAATTAcggaaaatgaaaataataataaatgttaaagaaagaagaaagaaaccaGATGAAGATGATTTGCGCCTGTTGTTGGTAGAACGGTTCCTGCatcaaaataatcaattattaatcaattattattattattattattattgttacaaAGAAATGAAATGAGAAATGAATGAATACCTCTGATTGGGTGGAGCATAGCGCTTGACCACAGtggcagcagcagcagcagcagcagaatCCGGTGGCTGAAGGTTTTCTAGCATCTTTCTTTGTTTACTTTCTTACctagggagagagagagagagagaatagaaTCTCAAGATACAGCAGCCAAACCCAGAAGGAAGAGTGAGAACAAACAAAGAACACATCGCCCTGTCCTTTCTTTCACTGCTtacattgatttaatttaatattgttatatttaattaatcttAATTAAACCCAATAACTAGATTCATGCCATAGTGTAGTGTTGGTTAGcggtttggtaaaattaagatAGCTGAATAGCCCAAAAGCTCgtatattgaaattaaaatatccggtaaaattaatttttaaagtgGAAAAAggtgtaaaaaattataagttacaAGCTCAAGCGTTACTTGAAAATAGTATCCAAAAGAAACTATaagtttgtgaaaaaaaaaattaccaaacaCATTTTCTCTCTCAAATGATAAActttacaattattatattcacTAATTTCCTATTTATACATGCTAATAAATAGTAAATTCCTTAACAAACTTGATATAACTCGTCCTTaagattcttaaaaaaaaaaaaaactcatctttAAGATCTATTTAAATCTGTTTACAAAAAATGTGTGACCAGCCTGATAATCAGGATCAAGGTCGAAACCATCAAAACTGGGGCTTTATGccgccaatttttttttcttttgtgcaTAAAAAAAAGCACCATTTCAAAATTTACTTTAAGTCTCGTGTAATGTTGGGTCAACCCTAATAACAACATAAGAAACAACTAATTAATTGGTGACTATTCAAACAACcatactttttgtttttgataatttaagaacATTCGAGTATCAAGGAATGAATACACGTCAAACTATGTTGGCGTCTAGACATTACCATGAAAACAAGGAAAACAAAATCGGGGGGTGGGTGGGGACTAGACCTTACCCCGGAAACaaggaaaacaaaatcaataatgCAAAACCACTCTAATCAAAACGATAACAATGAATTGTCGGGTAGAAATTCATTCATCATGAAAGAAGGTAAGGATACGTCTAAGACCAATGACTCTTCATAAGAACATGTGAGATTTGTCGGCATTTGAACGATATATGCCTGACATGCACTTCGTGCTATTCATTTAAACAACCATACTCAATAACTCATAGACTTGCACTTAATATTTAAgaacaaaacttacatgcatttccatacatgcatttcttacttttccactcacaaagagatggttatttgtgttttttcattttgaaaaaataaaagaaaattattttttaataaaaaaaactacctctttgtgagaggaaaaataaaaaatgcatgtaagtttttttcaatatttaatagTATAACTGGGTCAAAATGTTCAATTTGTCATCTTCCCGTCACTCTTTATAATTTTACCCTTTTTGGCAACTATAAACGATAGGTTGATATCAAAGTTTTATTGTCAAATA
Coding sequences within it:
- the LOC123899470 gene encoding uncharacterized protein LOC123899470, coding for MLENLQPPDSAAAAAAATVVKRYAPPNQRNRSTNNRRKSSSSDRLDRTNSAGSDLEKNQLAFSRNIQVPDRGDASSSYILNENHYSRLIALEGCSTSAASQLLSHRWTAAIQSYNNPKDSSEKPVMYSGGTSVWTQFRLPHQIMSPATSVSSSVSQLDFLGELRRQMHSGNPSFST